In one Melaminivora jejuensis genomic region, the following are encoded:
- the sucD gene encoding succinate--CoA ligase subunit alpha, with protein MSIYINKDTKVITQGITGKTGQFHTEKCQEYANGKNCFVAGVNPKKAGESIFNIPIYASVREAAQQTGATVSVIYVPPAGAAAAIWEAVEADLDMAICITEGIPVRDMLEVRNKMLAKEAAGGKRTLLLGPNCPGLITPDEIKIGIMPGHIHKKGRVGVVSRSGTLTYEAVAQLTELGIGQSSAVGIGGDPINGLKHIDVMRAFNDDPDTDAVIMIGEIGGPDEAEAARWCKDNMKKPIVGFIAGVTAPPGKRMGHAGALISGGADTADAKLAIMEECGFTITRNPSEMGRLLKGLL; from the coding sequence AAAGACACCAAGGTCATCACCCAGGGCATCACCGGCAAGACCGGCCAGTTCCACACGGAAAAATGCCAGGAATACGCCAACGGCAAGAACTGCTTCGTCGCCGGCGTGAACCCCAAGAAGGCCGGCGAGTCGATCTTCAACATCCCGATCTACGCCAGCGTGCGCGAGGCCGCGCAGCAGACCGGCGCCACCGTCAGCGTGATCTACGTGCCCCCGGCAGGCGCCGCCGCTGCCATCTGGGAAGCCGTCGAGGCCGACCTGGACATGGCGATTTGCATCACCGAAGGCATCCCCGTGCGCGACATGCTGGAAGTGCGCAACAAGATGCTGGCCAAGGAAGCCGCCGGCGGCAAGCGCACCCTGCTGCTCGGCCCCAACTGCCCCGGCCTGATCACGCCCGACGAGATCAAGATCGGCATCATGCCCGGCCACATCCACAAGAAGGGCCGCGTCGGGGTGGTGAGCCGCTCCGGCACGCTGACCTATGAAGCCGTGGCGCAGCTGACCGAGCTGGGCATCGGCCAGTCGAGCGCCGTCGGCATCGGCGGCGACCCGATCAACGGCCTCAAGCACATCGACGTCATGCGCGCCTTCAACGACGACCCCGACACCGACGCCGTGATCATGATCGGCGAGATCGGCGGGCCGGACGAGGCCGAGGCCGCCCGCTGGTGCAAGGACAACATGAAAAAGCCCATCGTCGGCTTCATCGCCGGCGTCACCGCCCCTCCCGGCAAGCGCATGGGCCACGCCGGCGCGCTGATCTCCGGCGGCGCCGACACCGCCGACGCCAAGCTGGCCATCATGGAGGAATGCGGCTTCACCATCACGCGCAACCCCTCCGAGATGGGCCGCC